In Nocardioides sp. zg-1228, a single window of DNA contains:
- the recC gene encoding exodeoxyribonuclease V subunit gamma, which translates to MTLHLHTAERTDALADGLADLLVTPLPDPFAREVVVVPARGIERWLTQRLSHRLGVGARGGDGVCAGVEFVTPSSLVSMLLDRDADDPWSPDRLAWPLLEVVDEAMGTAGFEDLTRHLGAGDPGDERSARRYAVARRLAGLLSSYAVQRPQLVRDWRAGRDTDGAGGPLDTDLRWQAELWRRLLARVDAPPPDLRHETTLRLLRDGDDGLDLPGRLSLFGHTRMPVTEVELLRALAGRRDVHLWLPQPSPALWEALASTAAAGPVPRADDRSADLVAHPLLASLGRDTRELRRTLGELDPEQHPSGHADPATLLGWLQSDLRANRLADAGTRAGRVRARTDLSVQVHACHGTARQVDVLREVLVGLLQDDPTLEPRDILVMCPDIETYAPLISAGFGLADVAHEDVGHPAHRLRVRLADRSPGATNPLLGVAADLVELAAGRMTATAVLDLAATEPVRARFGLTDDHLERIARWVDQAAIRWGYDRDHRAGFGLDLDANTWLAGLQRVLLGAAMSGEGHRSVGGTLPLDDVGDGHLDLVGSFVEMVERLHAFVREAAAATTVGDWTGALGRAVHGLTLSGTDDAWRVAQFDRELARIDAGVGDHDTRLRHADVRALLRHRLRGRATRSNFRTGTLTVCTMVPMRSVPHRVVCLVGLDDGVFPRLEAVDGDDVLARRPMTGERDIRSEDRQLLLDAIGAATETLVVTYAGRGEHTNDDKPPAVPLGELLDALDRTASAPVRDHVLVHHPLQPFDEANLTAGALVAPGDRPFSFDRTALAGAQAARAPRPAPRSLVPGPLAPPEPAREVELADLHDFLAHPVRSFLRHQLRITTPYDVDETKDAIPISLDGLEKWDVGDRLVRDVLDGGEPQAAMLAEQLRGLLPPEDLGAAMLTEIVQRVRPLVEAAVPLRRGPARTLDVDIDLGDRRLTGTVGGVFGNNLVAVSYSSLGAKHRLAAWLDALALAAGHPDENWAAHTIGRWGRSGRRALVSPMPDDDARAHLRDLVAVMERGRCEPLPLPVRTSLAYAEEHAIATRAGGGSQADPDAKARAEWETPRFNESGFPKEDGDQWHVRAWGERAPYDLLAAPLLPDERAAVDEPAGGTAAPHRLGHYALRVWSPLLAHELVRGI; encoded by the coding sequence GTGACCCTGCACCTCCACACCGCCGAGCGCACCGACGCGCTGGCCGACGGCCTGGCGGACCTGCTGGTCACCCCGCTGCCCGATCCGTTCGCGCGCGAGGTCGTCGTCGTGCCGGCCCGCGGCATCGAGCGCTGGCTGACCCAGCGCCTCTCGCACCGCCTCGGCGTCGGCGCGCGCGGCGGCGACGGCGTGTGCGCGGGCGTCGAGTTCGTCACCCCGTCCTCCCTGGTGTCGATGCTGCTCGACCGCGACGCCGACGACCCGTGGAGCCCCGACCGCCTGGCCTGGCCCCTGCTCGAGGTGGTCGACGAGGCGATGGGCACTGCCGGGTTCGAGGACCTCACCCGCCACCTCGGCGCCGGCGATCCCGGCGACGAGCGCTCCGCACGCCGCTACGCGGTGGCCCGCCGCCTCGCCGGGCTCCTCTCCTCCTACGCCGTCCAGCGTCCGCAGCTGGTGCGCGACTGGAGGGCCGGACGCGACACCGACGGCGCGGGCGGGCCGCTCGACACCGACCTGCGGTGGCAGGCCGAGCTGTGGCGCCGGCTGCTCGCCCGCGTCGACGCGCCCCCACCCGACCTGCGCCACGAGACGACCCTGCGGCTGCTGCGCGACGGCGACGACGGGCTCGACCTGCCCGGCCGCCTCTCGCTGTTCGGCCACACCCGGATGCCGGTGACCGAGGTGGAGCTGCTGCGCGCCCTGGCCGGGCGCCGCGACGTCCACCTGTGGCTGCCGCAGCCCTCCCCCGCCCTCTGGGAGGCGCTTGCCTCGACGGCGGCGGCCGGGCCCGTGCCGCGGGCCGACGACCGGTCCGCCGACCTCGTCGCGCACCCGCTCCTCGCCTCGCTCGGCCGCGACACGCGCGAGCTGCGCCGCACGCTCGGCGAGCTCGATCCCGAGCAGCACCCGTCGGGCCACGCCGATCCCGCCACCCTGCTCGGCTGGCTGCAGTCCGACCTGCGGGCCAACCGGCTGGCCGACGCGGGCACCCGCGCCGGGCGCGTACGGGCGCGCACCGACCTGTCCGTGCAGGTGCACGCGTGCCACGGCACCGCCCGACAGGTCGACGTGCTGCGCGAGGTCCTGGTCGGGCTGCTCCAGGACGACCCGACGCTCGAGCCGCGCGACATCCTCGTGATGTGCCCCGACATCGAGACCTACGCCCCGCTCATCTCGGCGGGCTTCGGCCTCGCCGACGTGGCCCACGAGGACGTCGGGCACCCGGCGCACCGCCTGCGGGTGCGCCTCGCCGACCGGTCCCCCGGCGCGACCAACCCGCTCCTCGGGGTCGCCGCCGACCTCGTCGAGCTGGCCGCCGGCCGGATGACGGCCACCGCCGTGCTCGACCTCGCCGCTACCGAGCCGGTCCGGGCCCGCTTCGGCCTCACCGACGACCATCTCGAGCGGATCGCGCGATGGGTCGACCAGGCAGCCATCCGGTGGGGCTACGACCGCGACCACCGCGCCGGCTTCGGCCTCGACCTCGACGCCAACACCTGGCTCGCCGGCCTGCAGCGGGTCCTGCTGGGCGCGGCGATGTCCGGGGAGGGGCACCGGTCCGTGGGCGGCACGCTGCCGCTCGACGACGTCGGCGACGGCCACCTCGACCTCGTCGGCAGCTTCGTGGAGATGGTCGAGCGCCTCCACGCGTTCGTGCGGGAGGCCGCCGCCGCGACGACCGTCGGCGACTGGACGGGCGCGCTCGGACGGGCGGTGCACGGGCTCACCCTCAGCGGCACCGACGACGCCTGGCGGGTCGCGCAGTTCGACCGCGAGCTCGCCCGCATCGACGCCGGCGTCGGCGACCACGACACCCGCCTGCGCCACGCCGACGTACGCGCGCTGCTGCGCCACCGGCTGCGCGGGCGCGCGACGCGGAGCAACTTCCGCACCGGCACCCTGACGGTCTGCACGATGGTGCCGATGCGGTCGGTGCCGCACCGCGTGGTGTGCCTCGTCGGGCTCGACGACGGCGTCTTCCCGCGGCTCGAGGCCGTCGACGGCGACGACGTGCTGGCCCGACGACCGATGACCGGCGAGCGCGACATCCGCTCCGAGGACCGCCAGCTCCTGCTCGACGCGATCGGCGCCGCCACCGAGACGCTCGTGGTGACCTACGCCGGCCGCGGCGAGCACACCAACGACGACAAGCCGCCGGCCGTCCCGCTCGGCGAGCTCCTCGACGCGCTCGACCGCACGGCCAGCGCGCCCGTGCGGGACCACGTCCTCGTCCACCACCCGCTCCAGCCCTTCGACGAGGCCAACCTCACCGCAGGCGCGCTGGTCGCCCCCGGCGACCGCCCTTTCTCCTTCGACCGCACGGCACTCGCCGGCGCCCAGGCGGCGCGGGCACCCCGGCCGGCGCCGCGCTCGCTCGTGCCGGGCCCGCTCGCGCCGCCCGAGCCCGCCCGCGAGGTGGAGCTCGCCGACCTCCACGACTTCCTCGCCCACCCGGTGCGCAGCTTCCTGCGCCACCAGCTGCGCATCACCACCCCCTACGACGTCGACGAGACCAAGGACGCGATCCCGATCTCGCTCGACGGGCTGGAGAAGTGGGACGTCGGCGACCGGCTGGTGCGCGACGTGCTCGACGGCGGCGAGCCCCAGGCCGCGATGCTCGCCGAGCAGCTGCGCGGGCTCCTCCCGCCCGAGGACCTCGGCGCCGCCATGCTCACCGAGATCGTCCAGCGGGTGCGTCCGCTCGTCGAGGCCGCGGTGCCGTTGCGCCGGGGTCCCGCCCGCACCCTCGACGTCGACATCGACCTCGGCGACCGCCGGCTGACCGGCACGGTGGGCGGCGTCTTCGGCAACAACCTCGTCGCGGTGAGCTACTCCAGCCTCGGCGCCAAGCACCGGCTGGCCGCGTGGCTCGACGCCCTGGCCCTGGCCGCCGGCCACCCCGACGAGAACTGGGCCGCCCACACGATCGGCCGATGGGGGCGATCCGGACGTCGGGCGCTGGTGTCCCCGATGCCCGACGACGACGCCCGCGCCCACCTGCGCGACCTCGTGGCCGTGATGGAGCGCGGACGCTGCGAGCCCCTGCCGCTGCCGGTGCGCACCAGCCTGGCCTACGCCGAGGAGCACGCCATCGCCACCCGCGCGGGCGGCGGCAGCCAGGCCGACCCCGACGCCAAGGCCCGCGCCGAGTGGGAGACCCCGCGCTTCAACGAGTCCGGCTTCCCCAAGGAGGACGGCGACCAGTGGCACGTCCGCGCCTGGGGCGAGCGCGCCCCCTACGACCTGCTCGCGGCGCCGCTGCTCCCCGACGAGCGGGCCGCAGTCGACGAGCCGGCCGGTGGCACCGCGGCCCCCCACCGCCTGGGCCACTACGCCCTGCGGGTCTGGTCGCCGCTGCTCGCCCACGAGCTGGTACGGGGGATCTGA
- a CDS encoding CsbD family protein: MGLDDKFDNKSDELKGKAKEATGKATDDEKLETEGKTDQAGANLKQAGEKVKDAFKG; the protein is encoded by the coding sequence ATGGGTCTGGACGACAAGTTCGACAACAAGTCCGACGAGCTCAAGGGCAAGGCAAAGGAGGCCACCGGCAAGGCCACCGACGACGAGAAGCTCGAGACCGAGGGCAAGACCGACCAGGCCGGCGCCAACCTCAAGCAGGCCGGCGAGAAGGTCAAGGACGCCTTCAAGGGCTGA
- a CDS encoding Rho termination factor N-terminal domain-containing protein, giving the protein MAEKKTTTKDPGPSVKDAEVYEALRDDGASKEKAARIANASAARGRSSVGERGGEATAYEDRTVDELRRRAAELDIEGRSTMSKAELIDALRNH; this is encoded by the coding sequence ATGGCCGAGAAGAAGACGACGACGAAGGATCCCGGACCGTCGGTCAAGGACGCGGAGGTCTACGAGGCCCTGCGCGACGACGGCGCCAGCAAGGAGAAGGCGGCCCGCATCGCCAACGCCTCGGCCGCCCGCGGCCGCTCGTCGGTCGGCGAGCGCGGCGGCGAGGCGACGGCCTACGAGGACCGCACGGTCGACGAGTTGCGCAGGCGCGCCGCCGAGCTCGACATCGAGGGCCGCTCGACGATGTCGAAGGCCGAGCTGATCGACGCGCTCCGCAACCACTGA
- a CDS encoding DNA starvation/stationary phase protection protein, which translates to MTKKTTRTATPSQVTSDADAPLTVPGLDTATGHAVADALQMRVHALNDLALTLKHAHWNVVGPHFIGVHEMLDPQIDGVRAMVDVLAERMSTLGVPPNGLPGALVAARSWDDYDLGRADTAAHLAALDLVYTGIIADHRAAIEAVEDDPVTEDILTGQTGELEQYQWFIRAHLQGASGALVSEGAKDEVDAARKATRSR; encoded by the coding sequence ATGACCAAGAAGACGACACGTACCGCCACCCCGTCCCAGGTCACCAGCGACGCCGACGCGCCGCTGACCGTCCCGGGCCTCGACACCGCGACGGGCCACGCCGTCGCCGACGCCCTGCAGATGCGGGTGCACGCCCTCAACGACCTCGCGCTCACGCTCAAGCACGCGCACTGGAACGTCGTGGGCCCGCACTTCATCGGCGTCCACGAGATGCTCGACCCGCAGATCGACGGCGTCCGCGCCATGGTCGACGTGCTCGCCGAGCGGATGTCGACGCTGGGCGTCCCGCCCAACGGCCTGCCCGGCGCCCTCGTCGCGGCCCGCTCGTGGGACGACTACGACCTCGGCCGCGCCGACACCGCGGCGCACCTCGCCGCCCTCGACCTCGTGTACACCGGCATCATCGCCGACCATCGTGCGGCGATCGAGGCGGTCGAGGACGACCCCGTCACCGAGGACATCCTCACCGGGCAGACCGGCGAGCTCGAGCAGTACCAGTGGTTCATCCGGGCCCACCTGCAGGGCGCGAGCGGCGCGCTCGTCAGCGAGGGCGCCAAGGACGAGGTGGACGCGGCGCGCAAGGCCACCCGCAGCCGCTGA
- a CDS encoding TetR/AcrR family transcriptional regulator: MPRAGLTSGRVTEAAAELADEVGLDRVTLAALAQRFGIATPSLYTHVRSADDVRVRVALLALEETADAVAAALAGVGGRSALVALGGVWRDYARAHPGRYAATRLPLDAEAAAASAGPRHAELTRSALRGYALSAADETHAVRLLGATFHGYAALDAAGAFGHGGASAPTSDDTWERVLDGLDTLLRSWEAR; the protein is encoded by the coding sequence ATGCCCCGAGCCGGGTTGACCAGCGGGCGCGTCACCGAGGCCGCCGCCGAGCTCGCCGACGAGGTCGGCCTCGATCGCGTGACCCTCGCGGCGCTCGCCCAGCGCTTCGGCATCGCGACCCCGAGCCTCTACACCCACGTCCGCAGCGCCGACGACGTCCGCGTCCGGGTGGCGCTGCTCGCCCTCGAGGAGACCGCCGACGCGGTCGCGGCCGCGCTCGCCGGGGTCGGCGGCCGGTCGGCGCTGGTCGCCCTCGGCGGCGTCTGGCGCGACTACGCCCGGGCCCACCCGGGGCGCTACGCCGCCACCCGGCTGCCGCTCGACGCCGAGGCCGCCGCGGCCAGCGCCGGCCCGCGGCACGCCGAGCTGACCCGGTCCGCCCTGCGCGGCTACGCGCTGTCGGCCGCCGACGAGACCCACGCGGTGCGCCTGCTCGGCGCGACCTTCCACGGCTACGCCGCCCTCGACGCCGCCGGCGCCTTCGGCCACGGCGGTGCGAGCGCCCCCACGTCCGACGACACGTGGGAGCGCGTGCTCGACGGGCTCGACACCCTGCTGCGCTCCTGGGAGGCACGATGA
- a CDS encoding SGNH/GDSL hydrolase family protein, with protein MIDPALVAGALELEQTARGLLPHRLPAWARRQTDDPQLRLVEAQPAGVRLALRTAATRLELDVLPTKRRYVGAPARPDGWYDVLVDGELVQRVQAPGGNVLDVDMMTGASTLTAGEPVTLVIDLPAPDAAGERHVEVWLPHDEQTELIDLRADGPLAPHVQERPRWVHHGSSISHGSVATHPTEPWPVVAARLAGLDLVNLGLGGSALLDPFVARTLRDTPADVISLKIGINLVNTDLLRRRALGPALHGWLDTIRDGHPRTPIRLVSPVHCGIHEATPGPTGPDMEALAEGRVAFVATGDPEAVGRGALTLEVVREVLAEVVERRADPHLAYVDGLALYGPADAERLPLPDNLHPDSQTHRLIGERFAALGEW; from the coding sequence ATGATCGACCCCGCCCTCGTCGCCGGCGCGCTCGAGCTCGAGCAGACGGCGCGCGGCCTGCTGCCGCACCGGCTGCCCGCGTGGGCTCGCCGTCAGACCGACGACCCGCAGCTGCGCCTCGTCGAGGCCCAGCCCGCCGGCGTACGCCTCGCGCTGCGCACCGCGGCCACCCGGCTCGAGCTCGACGTGCTGCCCACCAAGCGGCGCTACGTCGGCGCGCCCGCCCGGCCCGACGGCTGGTACGACGTGCTGGTCGACGGCGAGCTGGTGCAGCGGGTGCAGGCGCCCGGTGGCAACGTGCTCGACGTCGACATGATGACCGGTGCCAGCACGCTCACCGCCGGCGAGCCGGTCACCCTGGTGATCGACCTGCCCGCGCCCGACGCCGCGGGGGAGCGCCACGTCGAGGTCTGGCTCCCGCACGACGAGCAGACCGAGCTCATCGACCTTCGGGCCGACGGCCCGCTCGCGCCGCACGTGCAGGAGCGGCCGCGCTGGGTGCACCACGGCAGCTCGATCAGCCACGGCTCGGTCGCGACCCACCCCACCGAGCCCTGGCCCGTGGTGGCCGCCCGTCTCGCGGGCCTCGACCTGGTCAACCTCGGGCTCGGCGGCAGCGCGCTGCTCGACCCGTTCGTCGCCCGCACCCTCCGCGACACCCCGGCCGACGTGATCAGCCTCAAGATCGGCATCAACCTCGTCAACACCGACCTGCTGCGCCGCCGTGCGCTCGGTCCGGCGCTGCACGGCTGGCTCGACACGATCCGCGACGGCCACCCGCGTACGCCGATCCGGCTGGTCTCACCCGTCCACTGCGGGATCCACGAGGCGACGCCCGGCCCGACGGGCCCGGACATGGAGGCGCTGGCCGAGGGGCGGGTCGCCTTCGTCGCCACCGGCGACCCCGAGGCGGTCGGGCGGGGCGCGCTGACCCTGGAGGTCGTGCGCGAGGTGCTCGCCGAGGTGGTCGAGCGGCGCGCCGACCCGCACCTGGCGTACGTCGACGGCCTCGCGCTCTACGGCCCGGCGGACGCCGAGCGGCTGCCGCTGCCCGACAACCTGCACCCCGACTCGCAGACGCACCGGCTCATCGGGGAGCGGTTCGCCGCGTTGGGCGAGTGGTAG
- a CDS encoding MarR family transcriptional regulator has product MPRRSSDPPPPVLDEPGSNLLLDLFVLDQRIGALLKTALLREGVAPAHYAVYGQVHRGADTPGRLAERLSLSPGTLTGYLNLLERRGHLRRTRSESDGRSVTLTLTPAGEAKRTACEAIVADVVRRLDRSVGGAAARDELRAALGRIAHGLDDVSATWHR; this is encoded by the coding sequence ATGCCACGGCGTTCCTCGGACCCGCCCCCGCCCGTGCTCGACGAGCCGGGCAGCAACCTGCTGCTGGACCTCTTCGTGCTGGACCAGCGCATCGGAGCGCTCCTGAAGACCGCGCTCCTGCGCGAGGGGGTCGCGCCCGCCCACTACGCCGTCTACGGCCAGGTGCACCGCGGAGCGGACACCCCCGGCCGCCTCGCCGAGCGGCTCTCGCTGTCGCCGGGCACCCTCACGGGCTACCTCAACCTCCTGGAGCGTCGCGGCCACCTGAGGCGCACGAGGTCGGAGAGCGACGGACGCTCGGTCACCCTCACGCTGACCCCGGCGGGCGAGGCCAAGCGGACGGCGTGCGAGGCGATCGTGGCCGACGTCGTACGCCGCCTCGACCGGTCGGTCGGGGGTGCGGCCGCGCGGGACGAGCTCCGGGCGGCGCTGGGACGCATCGCCCACGGCCTGGACGACGTGTCCGCGACCTGGCACCGCTGA
- a CDS encoding alpha/beta hydrolase, protein MSSRLGPRLRRSVRLALVAALLGAGASACADDPDPADAPQPPTAEVTSLADRCLSAYPDGVPVERVVLEGDGTDIVGAIVGDSPATTAVVLLPQIGPAGLCGWLPYAAVMARAGITSLPMDPCGYGESACDDVPIETQVELAIDHLRDLGADRVVLMGASMGGSQTVRAVGAGAEVDSWVDLSGPSAWEGEWLLDVAGDVDEPGLVVRARSDGDPGEFARARRLAERTGATFVEAPSGHGWDMLLDVDRRPTRVGRAVLEFVCSGRPEACNDR, encoded by the coding sequence ATGTCGAGCCGTCTCGGTCCCCGTCTGCGCAGGTCGGTGCGGCTCGCCCTGGTGGCGGCGCTGCTGGGCGCGGGAGCGTCGGCCTGTGCCGACGATCCGGACCCCGCGGACGCCCCGCAGCCGCCGACCGCGGAGGTCACCTCCCTGGCGGATCGCTGCCTCAGCGCCTACCCGGACGGCGTGCCGGTCGAGCGCGTCGTGCTGGAGGGGGACGGCACGGACATCGTCGGGGCCATCGTGGGCGACTCCCCGGCGACGACGGCGGTCGTGCTGCTCCCGCAGATCGGCCCGGCGGGCCTGTGCGGATGGCTGCCCTATGCCGCCGTCATGGCACGTGCCGGGATCACGTCGTTGCCCATGGACCCCTGCGGCTACGGCGAGTCCGCGTGTGACGACGTGCCGATCGAGACCCAGGTCGAGCTCGCGATCGACCACCTGCGTGACCTCGGGGCGGACCGCGTCGTGCTGATGGGCGCCTCGATGGGCGGGTCGCAGACGGTGCGAGCGGTGGGTGCGGGCGCCGAGGTCGACAGCTGGGTCGACCTCTCCGGCCCCAGCGCCTGGGAGGGCGAGTGGCTGCTGGACGTGGCCGGGGACGTCGACGAGCCCGGCCTCGTGGTCCGGGCGCGCAGCGACGGAGACCCCGGCGAGTTCGCGCGAGCCCGACGGCTGGCGGAGCGCACGGGCGCGACGTTCGTCGAGGCGCCCTCGGGGCACGGGTGGGACATGCTGCTCGACGTCGACCGCCGTCCCACCCGGGTGGGGCGGGCCGTGCTGGAGTTCGTCTGCTCCGGCCGGCCCGAGGCGTGCAACGACCGGTAG
- a CDS encoding nucleoside hydrolase — protein sequence MRRVVLDVDTGIDDALALLYAVVSPVLELCGVTTVVGNVPAEVAARNSAAVLGHAGAREVPVALGATTTLSGAGAREGASNHGPDGLGGVRLASARQSAYADPVAVLRTAADGGPATLAGLAPMTNLASLAHLADDLVLVAGELALEEPPELNAAHDPDATAHVLVSERPTTLYVADVFEQVAVAPGDVERLRSSARPAAALAGALLAVRRAHLVGDAGALVLLTHPHLFRVEPRRMGQVGAHLTEAGDGRVLPVAVEVDAPAVARTFVEALLAH from the coding sequence GTGAGGCGGGTCGTCCTCGACGTCGACACCGGGATCGACGACGCCCTCGCGCTCCTCTACGCCGTCGTCAGCCCGGTCCTGGAGCTCTGCGGGGTCACCACCGTGGTCGGCAACGTCCCGGCCGAGGTGGCCGCCCGCAACTCCGCGGCGGTCCTGGGCCACGCGGGCGCCCGCGAGGTGCCCGTGGCGCTCGGCGCCACGACCACGCTCTCCGGCGCCGGGGCGCGGGAGGGCGCGAGCAACCACGGCCCCGACGGGCTCGGCGGGGTCCGGCTGGCGTCGGCGCGCCAGTCGGCGTACGCCGACCCCGTGGCCGTGCTGCGCACCGCGGCCGACGGCGGCCCGGCCACCCTCGCCGGCCTGGCGCCGATGACCAACCTGGCCTCGCTCGCCCACCTCGCCGACGACCTGGTGCTCGTCGCGGGCGAGCTCGCGCTCGAGGAGCCGCCCGAGCTCAACGCCGCCCACGACCCCGACGCCACCGCCCACGTCCTGGTGAGCGAGCGACCCACGACGCTCTACGTCGCGGACGTGTTCGAGCAGGTCGCGGTGGCGCCGGGCGACGTCGAACGACTCCGGTCCTCCGCCCGCCCGGCCGCGGCCCTGGCCGGCGCGCTGCTGGCCGTGCGCCGCGCCCACCTCGTCGGCGACGCCGGCGCTCTCGTCCTCCTCACCCACCCGCACCTGTTCCGCGTCGAGCCGCGACGGATGGGGCAGGTGGGCGCCCACCTCACCGAGGCCGGTGACGGCCGCGTGCTGCCGGTGGCGGTGGAGGTGGACGCCCCGGCGGTGGCACGGACGTTCGTCGAGGCGCTGCTCGCGCACTGA
- a CDS encoding LLM class flavin-dependent oxidoreductase, producing MPDYGHPLRFGTFLTPTAATPQRPVDLTLVSEDLGYDLATFQDHPYQPSFLDTWTLMSYAAARTERIHLSGNVLNLPLRQPAVLAKSVASLDLLSGGRVALGLGAGGFWDAIEAYGGTRLTPGEAVDALAEAIEIIRGVWDTGDRSVLAIPGSHHRVHGAKRGPAPSHRVPIWLGALKPRMLRLIGRSADGWLPSLAYLQPGDLRRGMATIDEAARKAGRDPAEVTRLLNVGPDLGADDLVSLAVEDGVSTFIVTGDDEGGLRRFAGLFDEVRERVAEARSASGTTVRTTVRGPAALARRLPGIAYDDLPDTLAERAVEPGDAAYARYRSAYLRGGAPGLVLRPRTVAEVQEAVAVASEHRDLPLGILSAGHGISGRSLNHGGLVVDVSALDSIEVLDPEAGTVRIGPGARWAGVARALAPHGLAISSGDYGGVGVGGLATAGGIGWFARSHGLTIDHLTAVELVLADGRVVRATAEEEPDLFWAVRGAGANFGIATSFDFTAARVGTIAFAQLAFDASDTATFLERWGRAIEEADRSVTGQVVLGRRRGGQRIAQAMLVVESDDPETVVARLQPVAEVAPLVQQDVALTTYDQVMGLFGSDEPQQGQGEPRTHSGLADHLTPELAAEVAALLDGGSSYFFSLRAVGGAVSDVPSHATAYAGRSAGFSLSAFGADGRFDDAWERLVPHLSGSYLSFETGTGPVWLERAFPPAHLARLRELKAGFDPTGLFRDNFFIPPTVATAADLASEGPAA from the coding sequence ATGCCCGACTACGGCCACCCCCTTCGCTTCGGCACCTTCCTGACCCCCACGGCCGCGACGCCGCAACGACCCGTCGACCTCACGCTGGTCAGCGAGGACCTCGGCTACGACCTCGCGACCTTCCAGGACCACCCCTACCAGCCGTCGTTCCTCGACACGTGGACCCTGATGTCGTACGCGGCGGCTCGCACCGAGCGGATCCACCTCTCGGGCAACGTGCTCAACCTGCCGCTGCGGCAGCCGGCGGTGCTCGCCAAGTCGGTGGCCAGCCTCGACCTGCTCAGCGGCGGCCGGGTGGCGCTCGGGCTGGGCGCCGGCGGGTTCTGGGACGCGATCGAGGCCTACGGCGGCACCCGGCTCACCCCCGGCGAGGCGGTCGACGCCCTGGCCGAGGCCATCGAGATCATCCGTGGCGTCTGGGACACCGGCGACCGCTCGGTGCTCGCGATCCCCGGCTCCCACCACCGGGTCCACGGCGCGAAGCGCGGCCCGGCGCCGTCGCACCGGGTGCCGATCTGGCTCGGCGCCCTCAAGCCCCGGATGCTGCGGCTGATCGGGCGCTCCGCCGACGGCTGGCTGCCCTCGCTGGCCTACCTGCAGCCCGGCGACCTCCGGCGCGGCATGGCCACCATCGACGAGGCGGCCCGCAAGGCCGGCCGCGACCCGGCCGAGGTGACCCGCCTGCTCAACGTGGGCCCCGACCTGGGCGCCGACGACCTCGTGAGCCTCGCCGTCGAGGACGGGGTCAGCACCTTCATCGTGACGGGCGACGACGAGGGCGGCCTGCGCCGCTTCGCCGGCCTCTTCGACGAGGTCCGCGAGCGGGTCGCCGAGGCGCGCAGCGCCAGCGGCACGACGGTGCGGACGACCGTGCGCGGTCCGGCGGCGCTCGCGCGGCGGCTGCCCGGCATCGCGTACGACGACCTCCCGGACACCCTGGCCGAGCGGGCCGTCGAGCCGGGTGACGCGGCCTACGCCCGCTACCGCTCGGCCTACCTGCGGGGCGGCGCGCCGGGCCTGGTGCTGCGACCGCGCACCGTGGCGGAGGTGCAGGAGGCGGTCGCCGTCGCGAGCGAGCACCGCGACCTGCCCCTCGGCATCCTCAGCGCAGGGCACGGGATCTCGGGCCGCTCGCTCAACCACGGCGGGCTCGTCGTCGACGTGAGCGCGCTCGACTCCATCGAGGTGCTCGACCCGGAGGCCGGCACGGTGCGGATCGGGCCCGGCGCCCGGTGGGCCGGCGTCGCCCGGGCGCTGGCCCCGCACGGCCTGGCGATCAGCAGCGGCGACTACGGCGGCGTGGGGGTCGGCGGGCTGGCGACCGCGGGCGGCATCGGCTGGTTCGCCCGCTCGCACGGCCTCACCATCGACCACCTGACCGCCGTCGAGCTGGTGCTGGCCGACGGCCGGGTGGTCCGGGCGACGGCAGAGGAGGAGCCCGACCTGTTCTGGGCGGTGCGCGGCGCCGGGGCCAACTTCGGCATCGCCACCTCCTTCGACTTCACCGCCGCCCGCGTGGGCACCATCGCCTTCGCCCAGCTCGCCTTCGACGCGAGCGACACCGCGACGTTCCTCGAGCGGTGGGGCCGCGCGATCGAGGAGGCCGACCGCAGCGTCACCGGTCAGGTCGTCCTCGGCCGGCGGCGCGGTGGGCAGCGGATCGCCCAGGCGATGCTCGTCGTCGAGTCCGACGACCCCGAGACCGTCGTCGCACGGCTGCAGCCGGTGGCCGAGGTGGCGCCGCTCGTGCAGCAGGACGTCGCCCTGACGACCTACGACCAGGTGATGGGGCTGTTCGGCAGCGACGAGCCGCAGCAGGGCCAGGGCGAGCCGCGCACCCACTCGGGGCTGGCCGACCACCTCACCCCCGAGCTCGCCGCGGAGGTGGCCGCCCTGCTCGACGGCGGGTCGTCCTACTTCTTCTCCCTCCGTGCGGTCGGAGGTGCGGTCAGCGACGTGCCGAGCCACGCCACGGCCTACGCCGGGCGCAGCGCGGGCTTCTCGCTGTCGGCGTTCGGGGCCGACGGCCGCTTCGACGACGCCTGGGAGCGGCTGGTGCCGCACCTGTCCGGCAGCTACCTCAGCTTCGAGACCGGCACCGGACCGGTCTGGCTCGAGCGGGCCTTCCCGCCGGCCCACCTCGCCCGGCTGCGCGAGCTCAAGGCCGGGTTCGACCCCACGGGCCTGTTCCGCGACAACTTCTTCATCCCTCCGACCGTCGCCACGGCCGCCGACCTCGCCTCTGAGGGCCCGGCCGCGTGA